A window of Panicum virgatum strain AP13 chromosome 8K, P.virgatum_v5, whole genome shotgun sequence contains these coding sequences:
- the LOC120644933 gene encoding anthocyanidin reductase ((2S)-flavan-3-ol-forming)-like, with protein MSAGSRKKMACVTGGSGYIGSALVKMLLEKGYAVKTTVRNPDDMAKNSHLKDLQALGQLEVLRADLDEEGSFDEAVAGCDYAFLVAAPMNHKSENPEVELIEPAVRGTLNVMRSCAKAGTVKRVILTSSAGAVTTRPELQGDGHVLDEESWSNVDYLTANKPPFWAYPVSKVLLEKEASRFAQEHGISLVTVCPVVTVGAAPAPSARTSVPICLSLLSGDETEFAVLRGIERGSGTVALVHVDDVCRAELFVAEEPAAVGRYLCSSLNTTILELARFLAHKYPRYPVKTNLLSGELLEKPRVRLSSAKLVREGFEYKYKTVDGMYDEMIEYGQTVGILSS; from the exons ATGTCGGCGGGCAGCAGGAAGAAGATGGCCTGCGTGACCGGAGGCAGCGGGTACATCGGCTCCGCGCTCGTCAAGATGCTGTTGGAGAAAGGGTATGCCGTGAAGACGACGGTCAGGAACCCCG ATGACATGGCGAAGAACTCCCACCTCAAGGACCTGCAGGCGCTTGGTCAGCTGGAGGTCCTCCGCGCAGATTTGGACGAGGAAGGCAGCTTCGATGAAGCCGTCGCCGGCTGCGATTACGCCTTCCTCGTCGCCGCCCCCATGAACCACAAGTCGGAGAATCCTGAG GTAGAGCTGATCGAGCCCGCTGTCCGGGGAACCCTGAACGTGATGAGGTCGTGCGCCAAGGCCGGGACGGTGAAGCGCGTGATCCTGACCTCGTCGGCGGGCGCAGTCACCACGAGGCCGGAGCTGCAAGGCGACGGGCATGTGCTGGACGAGGAGTCCTGGTCCAACGTCGATTACCTCACCGCCAACAAGCCTCCTTTCTGG GCGTATCCGGTCAGCAAGGTCCTCCTGGAGAAGGAGGCGAGCAGGTTCGCGCAGGAGCACGGCATCAGCCTCGTCACCGTCTGCCCCGTGGTCACCGtgggcgccgcgccggcgccgagcgccCGCACCAGCGTCCCCATCTGCCTCTCCCTTCTATCCG GCGACGAGACGGAGTTCGCCGTGCTGAGAGGCATCGAGAGGGGGTCCGGCACGGTGGCGCTGGTCCACGTCGACGACGTCTGCCGCGCCGAGCTGTTCGTCGCCGAGGAGCCGGCGGCCGTGGGGAGGTACCTCTGCTCCAGCCTCAACACCACCATCCTCGAGCTCGCACGCTTCCTGGCGCACAAGTACCCGCGGTACCCCGTGAAAACAAACCTGCT ctccggcgagctgcttGAGAAGCCGAGAGTGCGCCTGTCGTCGGCGAAGCTGGTGAGGGAAGGGTTCGAGTACAAGTACAAGACGGTAGATGGGATGTACGACGAGATGATCGAGTACGGCCAGACCGTGGGAATTCTCTCCAGCTAA
- the LOC120645838 gene encoding uncharacterized protein LOC120645838: MLQYAHVFNHLCQYAGYHADSDAKKQDRFCHGLNTKLKERLNLVHTDSFNELVNKAITQDDCITGHRAEKKRKAPTGPSGVQPPRYRLVQNTVPRVPQRNPPSGRWVFRPPQQQGAVRPPMPQQQQSGPRPNVQQPNRANSDNHCYTCGSPTHFARNCPRNQKPAQGQNSNQNNQGKGKKQVMQVRQGKINFTTLAELPEGAPIMTGIFSIHHKPTVILFDSGATPRIISAKCGARLGLDSSHTKAPYMITTSGGKIASNQILRRVPIQLGSKLIKTDLISLSLEGMDVILGMDWMTKHRVMLDISSRAIEIDSPYQGATTLYLPSQEYITPCTFAMKDIKLEDIPVVCEYADVFPNDLPGLPPDRDIEFVIELQLGTTPISKRPYRMPPNELVELKIQLQDLLDKG; this comes from the coding sequence ATGCTTCAATACGCACATGTCTTCAATCACCTGTGCCAGTATGCCGGTTATCATGCAGACAGCGATGCCAAGAAGCAGGATCGTTTCTGCCATGGTcttaacaccaagctcaaggagcgTCTCAACCTTGTCCACACCGACAGTTTTAATGAGCTGGTGAATAAGGCCATTACTCAGGACGATTGCATTACAGggcatcgtgctgagaagaagaggaaggcaccgACTGGACCCTCTGGTGTGCAGCCACCAAGGTATCGTTTGGTGCAGAATACAGTACCCAGGGTCCCACAGAGAAATCCTCCATCAGGCAGATGGGTTTTCAGGCCACCTCAGCAACAAGGAGCGGTTAGACCTCCTATGCCTCAACAGCAACAGTCTGGGCCAAGGCCAAATGTTCAACAACCAAACCGTGCAAATAGCGACAACCATTGTTATACCTGCGGAAGTCCTACGCACTTCGCCAGGAATTGCCCCCGAAACCAGAAGCCTGCCCAAGGTCAGAATTCTAatcagaacaaccagggcaagggtaagaaacaagtcatgcaagtcAGGCAAGGAAAGATCAACTTTACTACTCTTGCTGAACTTCCAGAGGGCGCACCAATTATGACGGGTATATTCTCTATCCATCATAAGCCTACCGTtatactgtttgattctggtgcaaccccTAGAATCATTAGTGCTAAATGTGGGGCAAGACTAGGATTGGATTCTAGTCATACAAAGGCACCATACATGATTACCACATCTGGTGGTaaaatagcttccaatcaaatccttAGACGTGTGCCAATTCAGTTGGGTAGCAAGTTGATCAAAACCGACTTGATTTCTTTAAGTCTAGAAGGTATGGATGTTATCCTGGGTATGGACTGGATGACCAAACATAgagtaatgttagatatctcttcccgagctattgagatTGATTCACCATACCAAGGAGCCACTACCCTTTATCTTCCATCACAAGAGTACATCACTCCTTGTACctttgccatgaaagatataaaACTAGAAGACATTCCGGTAGTGTGCGAGTATGCAGATGTCTTTCCGAATGACTTGCCCGGATtgcctcctgatagagatattgagtttgtgattGAGTTACAACTAGGCACAACTCCTATCTCTAAAAGACCCTACCGAATGCCACCAAATGAGTTAGTAGAATTGAAGATCCAGCTTCAAGACCTTCTGGACAAAGGTTAG